A single genomic interval of Candidatus Hydrogenedentota bacterium harbors:
- a CDS encoding Gfo/Idh/MocA family oxidoreductase has product MNEKKTFSRRDFLKGACAAMAGPYVVPSSAFGANEKLTVGTVGMGPQGRAVMEMFMASPDARVVAVCDVNALRREEARRRVEEAGGRKGCAAYNDFRELIARPDLDIIHCATPDHWHVPIALEAARAGKDMYVEKPLGLAVEHDKALRDAIHARGNVFQFGTQHRSEANFRFACELVRNGRIGRLHTIRVALDASKRSPNFPPMPVPEWLDYDLWLGPAPLAPYTENRIVNRYWWHISDYTLGFVAGQNIHFADIAQWGNGTEHTGPVEIEGWGVFPEEGLTDCAIAYNTRHTFSNGVVMHLTDDVENPMGVRFEGDKGWVFVSLGLIDAEPKSLLRTVFDPGEPRLYKSINHVQNFLDCVRSRRETICPIDQAVRSDTICHLADIAMRLKRRLRWDPAKERFIADDEANRMLSRAMRAPWHL; this is encoded by the coding sequence ATGAATGAAAAGAAAACGTTTTCAAGGCGCGACTTTTTGAAAGGCGCCTGCGCGGCCATGGCCGGGCCGTATGTCGTGCCGTCTTCGGCGTTCGGGGCAAACGAAAAGCTTACGGTGGGCACGGTGGGCATGGGACCGCAGGGCCGGGCGGTCATGGAAATGTTCATGGCCAGTCCGGACGCGCGCGTCGTCGCCGTATGCGACGTGAACGCCCTGAGACGTGAAGAGGCGCGCCGGAGAGTGGAGGAAGCCGGTGGACGAAAAGGCTGCGCCGCCTACAATGATTTTCGCGAACTGATTGCGCGACCGGACCTGGACATCATCCATTGTGCGACGCCGGATCATTGGCATGTTCCCATTGCGCTGGAAGCGGCCCGGGCCGGCAAGGACATGTACGTCGAAAAACCGCTGGGGCTTGCCGTCGAACACGACAAGGCCCTTCGCGACGCCATTCACGCCCGCGGCAATGTCTTCCAGTTCGGCACGCAGCATCGGTCCGAGGCAAATTTCCGGTTTGCGTGCGAACTGGTGCGCAACGGCCGCATCGGCAGGCTGCACACCATCCGCGTCGCGCTCGACGCGAGCAAACGGTCGCCGAATTTTCCGCCCATGCCCGTGCCCGAATGGCTCGACTACGACCTGTGGCTCGGTCCGGCGCCCCTTGCGCCCTACACCGAGAACCGGATTGTCAATCGCTACTGGTGGCATATCTCGGACTATACGCTGGGTTTCGTGGCCGGCCAAAACATCCATTTCGCCGACATCGCCCAATGGGGAAACGGCACGGAACACACGGGACCGGTCGAAATCGAGGGCTGGGGCGTTTTCCCGGAAGAAGGACTGACGGATTGCGCCATCGCCTATAATACGCGGCACACCTTTTCCAACGGCGTCGTGATGCATCTCACCGACGATGTCGAAAATCCCATGGGAGTCCGTTTCGAGGGCGACAAGGGCTGGGTATTCGTCAGTCTCGGCCTGATTGACGCCGAACCGAAGTCACTCCTGCGCACGGTATTCGATCCCGGCGAACCGCGCCTGTATAAAAGCATCAACCACGTGCAGAATTTCTTGGATTGTGTCCGATCGCGCCGCGAAACGATTTGCCCGATCGACCAAGCCGTCCGATCCGACACCATCTGCCACTTGGCCGACATTGCCATGCGGCTCAAGCGCCGCCTGAGGTGGGATCCCGCCAAGGAACGATTTATCGCCGACGACGAAGCCAACCGCATGCTTTCCCGCGCCATGCGCGCCCCCTGGCATCTGTAA